A single genomic interval of Ramlibacter sp. harbors:
- a CDS encoding pirin family protein, translating to MSAATRLTGHTKDLGGGFTVRRLLPAAQRRSVGPFIFFDHFGPVSEVPQANHDVRPHPHIGLATVTYLFEGAMMHRDSLGTVQQIEPGAINWMTAGRGIVHSERRPDSLANQTYVNHGLQLWVALPRAFEEVPPAFAHTPAAAIPEMAVGAATVRVLIGEAFGASSPVATLAPTLYLDIRLPANARFTLPALAPEMALYAVSGDGQVDGEPLAPHTLLVLAEGEGAQILAGDGPVRLVVVGGAPLDGPRHMWWNFVSSRKERIVQAADDWEAGRFEAVPGETEFIPLPERHFT from the coding sequence ATGAGCGCGGCGACCCGGCTCACGGGCCACACCAAGGACCTGGGTGGCGGCTTCACGGTGCGGCGCTTGCTGCCCGCGGCGCAGCGCCGCTCGGTGGGGCCCTTCATTTTTTTCGATCACTTTGGCCCGGTGAGCGAAGTGCCGCAGGCCAACCATGATGTGCGGCCCCATCCGCACATCGGGCTGGCCACCGTGACCTACCTGTTCGAGGGCGCGATGATGCACCGCGACAGCCTGGGCACGGTGCAGCAGATCGAGCCCGGCGCGATCAACTGGATGACGGCGGGCCGCGGCATCGTGCACTCCGAGCGGCGGCCCGACTCGCTCGCAAACCAGACCTATGTGAATCACGGCCTTCAGCTGTGGGTGGCCCTGCCACGGGCGTTTGAAGAAGTGCCGCCCGCGTTTGCGCACACGCCCGCCGCGGCCATTCCTGAAATGGCCGTGGGCGCCGCCACCGTGCGCGTGCTGATTGGCGAGGCCTTCGGGGCAAGCTCGCCCGTGGCCACGCTGGCGCCCACGCTGTACCTGGACATCAGGCTGCCGGCCAACGCCCGCTTCACGCTGCCCGCGCTGGCGCCTGAAATGGCGCTGTACGCCGTGTCGGGTGATGGGCAGGTCGACGGTGAACCGCTGGCGCCGCACACCCTGCTGGTGCTGGCCGAGGGCGAAGGCGCACAGATCCTGGCGGGCGACGGGCCGGTGCGGCTGGTGGTGGTCGGCGGTGCCCCGCTGGACGGGCCGCGCCACATGTGGTGGAACTTTGTGTCCAGCCGCAAGGAGCGCATCGTGCAGGCGGCCGACGACTGGGAAGCCGGCCGCTTCGAGGCGGTGCCGGGCGAGACCGAATTCATCCCCTTGCCGGAGCGCCATTTCACCTGA
- a CDS encoding OsmC family protein, with product MTVELARVRGAPMAQTLTIRSHRLVADGGEAEGGTDAGPDPHDLYDAALGACKALTLLWYARRKGWAVDDVRTLVERDASQERQGTYRLAARLQVSGELTDAQLQELQTVAHKCPVHKLMTAVTTEISTAVERLP from the coding sequence ATGACCGTAGAGCTTGCGCGTGTTCGTGGTGCGCCCATGGCCCAGACGCTGACCATCCGGTCGCATCGGCTGGTGGCCGACGGCGGCGAGGCCGAGGGCGGCACCGACGCCGGTCCCGACCCGCATGACCTGTACGACGCGGCCCTGGGCGCCTGCAAGGCCCTGACCCTGCTGTGGTACGCGCGCCGCAAGGGCTGGGCCGTGGACGATGTGCGCACCCTGGTCGAGCGCGATGCCTCGCAGGAGCGCCAGGGCACCTACCGCCTGGCGGCCCGCCTGCAGGTCAGCGGCGAGTTGACCGACGCGCAGTTGCAGGAACTGCAGACGGTGGCGCACAAGTGCCCGGTGCACAAGCTCATGACGGCCGTGACCACCGAGATCAGCACCGCCGTGGAGCGGCTGCCATGA
- a CDS encoding flavodoxin family protein produces MTQTVVVYHSGYGHTQRMAQAVADGAGATLLAIDAEGNLPEGGWETLAAADAIIFGSPTYMGSVSWQFKKFADASSKVWFAQGWKDKVAAGFTNSAGMNGDKQGTLTTLFTLAMQHAMVWVSQGLMPSNTKGAQRNDLNYLVSYSGAIAQSPSDGGANDMAAGDLETARLFGQRVTEVAARMKR; encoded by the coding sequence ATGACACAAACCGTTGTCGTTTACCACTCCGGCTACGGCCATACCCAGCGCATGGCCCAGGCCGTGGCCGATGGCGCGGGCGCCACGCTGCTGGCCATTGATGCCGAGGGCAACCTGCCCGAAGGCGGGTGGGAAACGCTGGCCGCGGCCGATGCCATCATCTTTGGCTCGCCGACCTACATGGGCAGCGTGAGCTGGCAGTTCAAGAAATTTGCCGACGCCTCGTCCAAGGTCTGGTTCGCCCAGGGCTGGAAGGACAAGGTGGCCGCGGGCTTCACCAACAGCGCGGGCATGAACGGCGACAAGCAGGGCACGCTGACCACGCTGTTCACGCTGGCCATGCAGCACGCCATGGTCTGGGTCAGCCAGGGCCTGATGCCCTCCAACACCAAGGGCGCCCAGCGCAACGACCTGAACTACCTGGTGTCGTACAGCGGCGCCATCGCGCAGTCGCCGTCCGACGGCGGCGCCAATGACATGGCGGCCGGCGACCTGGAGACGGCGCGCCTGTTTGGCCAGCGCGTGACCGAGGTTGCGGCACGCATGAAGCGCTGA
- a CDS encoding DoxX family protein: MNPSVSTQNTLSLIGRALIALLFVPAGFSKIAGFAGTAGYIASKGVPLPELAAAAAIAIELGLGLLVLIGWQTRWAALGMALFTVVITFIFHNFWAIPAPQATMQMQAFYKNIAVVGGLLALVAWGPGGFSLDARRKG, encoded by the coding sequence ATGAACCCTTCCGTTTCCACCCAGAACACCCTGTCGCTGATCGGGCGCGCGCTGATCGCGCTGCTGTTCGTGCCCGCGGGCTTCAGCAAGATCGCCGGCTTTGCGGGCACTGCCGGCTACATCGCCTCCAAGGGCGTGCCGCTGCCCGAGCTGGCCGCCGCCGCGGCCATTGCCATCGAACTGGGCCTGGGCCTGCTGGTGCTGATTGGCTGGCAGACCCGCTGGGCGGCGCTGGGCATGGCGCTGTTCACCGTGGTCATCACCTTCATCTTCCACAACTTCTGGGCCATCCCGGCCCCGCAGGCCACCATGCAGATGCAGGCCTTCTACAAGAACATTGCCGTGGTGGGCGGGCTGCTGGCCCTGGTGGCCTGGGGCCCCGGTGGCTTCAGCCTCGACGCCCGGCGCAAGGGCTGA
- a CDS encoding pirin family protein yields MLTVRKSQDRGFADHGWLKSYHSFSFAGYFDPQHMGFGNLRVINEDRIAPGMGFGTHGHRDMEIISYVLSGNLAHKDTLGNVKGIPPGDVQRMSAGTGVQHSEFNHAADQTTHFLQIWIEPNVTGIPASYEQKTFAESDKRGKLRLVASPDGAEGSVTVHADASLRAGLFDGTESAQLALNPARKAYVHLVQGALDVNGRKLMAGDAALIENESQLSLANGQQAEVLVFDLAA; encoded by the coding sequence ATGCTGACCGTACGCAAATCACAGGACCGGGGCTTCGCCGACCATGGCTGGCTCAAGTCGTATCACAGCTTTTCGTTTGCCGGCTACTTTGACCCGCAGCACATGGGTTTTGGCAACCTGCGCGTGATCAACGAAGACCGCATCGCGCCCGGCATGGGCTTTGGCACCCATGGCCACCGCGACATGGAAATCATCAGCTATGTGCTCAGCGGCAACCTTGCGCACAAGGACACGCTGGGCAACGTGAAGGGCATTCCGCCCGGCGACGTGCAGCGCATGAGCGCGGGCACCGGGGTGCAGCACAGCGAGTTCAACCATGCGGCCGACCAGACCACGCATTTCCTGCAGATCTGGATCGAGCCCAATGTGACCGGCATCCCGGCCAGCTACGAGCAGAAAACCTTTGCCGAGAGCGACAAGCGCGGCAAGCTGCGGCTGGTGGCGTCGCCCGATGGCGCCGAGGGTTCGGTCACGGTGCATGCCGATGCTTCATTGCGCGCCGGCCTGTTTGATGGAACCGAATCGGCCCAGCTGGCTCTGAACCCTGCGCGCAAGGCCTATGTGCACCTGGTGCAGGGCGCGCTCGACGTCAACGGCCGCAAGCTCATGGCGGGCGATGCGGCCCTGATCGAGAACGAAAGCCAGCTGTCTCTGGCCAACGGCCAGCAGGCCGAAGTGCTGGTGTTCGACCTGGCTGCCTGA
- a CDS encoding LysR family transcriptional regulator produces MQIKATPTARDVLTPDTLSLLQTVQRTGSFAAAARELGLVPSAVTYRVRQVEDALDVLLFDRSTRQARLTEAGAELLREGARLLDEIDAVANRVRRVATGWEPQFTIAADSVVSRPVLMELAEAFFALNPPTRLRIRDETLTGTLQALTQGQADLALGVVLEPGNVAGIAGKPLGSLAFVYAVAPHHPLATAPEPLRDALLQRHRAVAVADSVQRGQGVTLGLLGGQDVLTVPTMLSKLDAQLRGLGCGFLPEPMARPYIETGRLVVRQVERASRLVRVGYAWRSGATPSQGRALAWWLQQLESPATRTALLERHQGP; encoded by the coding sequence ATGCAAATCAAGGCAACACCCACCGCACGCGACGTGCTGACGCCCGACACCTTGTCGCTGCTGCAGACGGTGCAGCGCACGGGCAGTTTTGCGGCCGCCGCGCGCGAGCTGGGCCTGGTGCCCAGCGCCGTGACCTACCGGGTGCGCCAGGTGGAAGACGCGCTGGATGTGCTGCTGTTCGACCGCAGCACGCGCCAGGCCCGGCTCACCGAAGCCGGTGCCGAACTGCTGCGCGAGGGGGCCCGGCTGCTGGACGAGATTGACGCCGTGGCCAACCGGGTGCGCCGCGTGGCCACCGGCTGGGAGCCGCAGTTCACCATTGCGGCCGACAGCGTGGTCTCGCGCCCCGTGCTCATGGAACTGGCCGAGGCCTTCTTCGCGCTGAACCCGCCCACGCGCCTGCGCATCCGCGACGAGACCCTCACCGGCACCCTGCAGGCGCTGACCCAGGGCCAGGCCGACCTGGCGCTGGGCGTGGTGCTGGAGCCGGGCAATGTGGCGGGCATCGCGGGCAAGCCGCTGGGCAGCCTGGCCTTTGTCTACGCGGTCGCGCCCCACCATCCGCTGGCCACGGCCCCGGAGCCGCTGCGCGACGCGCTGCTGCAACGCCACCGCGCGGTGGCCGTGGCGGACTCGGTGCAGCGCGGGCAGGGCGTGACGCTGGGCCTGCTGGGCGGCCAGGACGTGCTCACCGTGCCCACCATGCTGAGCAAGCTCGACGCGCAGCTGCGCGGCCTGGGCTGCGGCTTTCTGCCCGAGCCCATGGCCCGGCCCTACATCGAGACCGGCCGCCTCGTGGTGCGCCAGGTCGAACGCGCCAGCCGGCTGGTGCGCGTGGGCTACGCCTGGCGCAGCGGCGCCACGCCAAGCCAGGGCCGTGCGCTGGCCTGGTGGCTGCAGCAGCTGGAGAGCCCGGCCACGCGCACCGCGCTGCTGGAGCGCCACCAGGGGCCTTGA
- a CDS encoding FAD-dependent oxidoreductase yields the protein MPLKPAAPQHIAVIGAGMAGIACARTLVQAGHHVTVFEKSRGFGGRMATRKTPFGTFDHGAQYFTVRDARFARALETSPARVKPWSATAVRVLDPLGRVAEAALPTREAHFVGTPGMNALVREWAHPLATDGAVELETQVTRIERDKLHPRRWQLRTTGAGDTVHVFSGFDSVLLAIPAAQAQNLLRLSALVPDLAQRLDAVQVAPCWTLMLAFPQAVQLNMTHLGPQWNAALSTHHRIAWLARESSKPARETMERWTVQASAAWSREHLEDDAPRVQAKLLKAFAEITGIRAEPAHAEMHRWRHAKTETPLGKSFLWDGKARIGLCGDWCLGHRVENAFVSGLELALKAL from the coding sequence ATGCCCCTCAAGCCCGCCGCACCCCAACACATCGCAGTCATTGGCGCCGGCATGGCCGGCATCGCCTGCGCCCGCACCCTGGTGCAGGCCGGCCACCATGTCACGGTGTTCGAGAAGAGCCGGGGTTTTGGCGGACGCATGGCCACGCGCAAGACGCCGTTTGGCACCTTCGACCATGGCGCCCAGTACTTCACGGTGCGCGACGCGCGCTTTGCCCGCGCGCTCGAAACCTCGCCGGCCCGCGTCAAGCCCTGGAGCGCCACCGCCGTGCGCGTGCTCGACCCGCTGGGCCGCGTGGCCGAGGCCGCGCTGCCCACCCGCGAGGCGCATTTCGTGGGCACGCCCGGCATGAACGCGCTGGTGCGTGAATGGGCCCATCCGCTGGCCACCGATGGCGCGGTCGAGCTGGAAACCCAGGTCACCCGGATCGAGCGCGACAAGTTGCATCCCAGGCGCTGGCAGCTGCGCACCACGGGCGCGGGTGACACGGTGCATGTGTTCTCGGGTTTTGACAGCGTGCTGCTGGCCATCCCGGCCGCGCAGGCGCAGAACCTGCTGCGCCTGTCGGCATTGGTGCCCGACCTGGCGCAGCGGCTCGATGCCGTGCAGGTGGCGCCCTGCTGGACGCTGATGCTCGCCTTCCCGCAGGCGGTGCAGCTCAACATGACGCACCTGGGGCCGCAATGGAACGCGGCGCTGAGCACCCACCACCGCATTGCCTGGCTGGCGCGCGAGTCGTCCAAGCCGGCCCGCGAAACCATGGAACGCTGGACCGTGCAGGCCAGCGCGGCCTGGTCGCGCGAGCACCTGGAGGACGACGCTCCCCGGGTGCAGGCCAAGCTGCTCAAGGCCTTTGCCGAGATCACGGGCATCCGCGCCGAGCCGGCCCATGCCGAGATGCACCGCTGGCGCCATGCCAAGACCGAAACCCCGCTGGGCAAGAGTTTTCTGTGGGACGGCAAGGCCCGGATCGGCCTGTGCGGCGACTGGTGCCTGGGCCACCGGGTCGAGAACGCGTTTGTGTCGGGTCTGGAGCTGGCACTGAAAGCCTTGTAA